The DNA region GATCTTTAGAGGCTGGTAACGATATCTCTCCTTAGTCAGGTGCTATAGAGACAGTCTTAAGAAAGAGACCAGTTTGATCAGGAATTAAGGAGTGCCAAGCTCCCAGCTATTGGCTATGAGTAGAATGGCGGCCGTACACAATGTAGGTGACGTCTGGCGGATGCTTGAAGTTACATAACAACCAGGCTGTCACCTAATTTAGAAGTCGGATCGTCACTCAATAGCCAGGGGGTTGCTTAATATGAGATATGATTTCAGCCTGGGCTCGAGTTTCTTCTCGTTAGCAGGGCGTAAGTAGGTGTCACCCCTGTTATCTCTGCTGTAACCCCACCCTCCACTTCAGTCTTGCTATGTACATGGAAGATGGCCTGCCTTGCTTTTACCTTCTGTTGGCACAGGCTCGTTGGGTTGCGAATAGTGGCACTTTATCGATCGATAGGTACGGTGCTGTTGGCAGGCCCGCCCTTCGGAGCAGTCTTGGGCTTGGCTGGTGCCCATTGTCCCACCTTTCGCAGGTGGGGCGGGCACCCTTTTCTGCAGGCCACCCCTCTGACCGCCCAGACTTCAGAGGTCGTGGGTTCGAATCCAACACCTACCACAGGTAGTTGTTTTCACTGGCGGCATCTACTTCATACCAAGACATAATCGCGTGTCCCGCATGTTGATACTTAATGAATTGGACGACGTAGGATGGACGCTACTGCATGATATCGCCGCGGAATCTTGCGTTGCGGGTGATCTGCCCGGAAAAAGCCGCCAGTGGACGGATAAGTAGGTACAATGCCGCATAAGACAACCCCCCGTCAATGTTCGGGTTACCGTGAAGGTTGGTCATGCAGACTGCAGTCATACAGACTTGGCGCTTGCGTATCCGAGGTATGCACTCAACCAGTGCTTCGCCCCCCACGATGAGGCGAGGGATCAGCGATTCCTGTTGGAAGCCTCTTGATAGATGGATCGTAACCGAGCAAATCAACCCGCCGACCATCGCTCTCCTTATCATCGAACGCCCGGTGCTTGTATGTTCGTCATCGGCACGGGGCGAGCCGAGTACCCACCATCTATCCCATTTAAAGCGATGAGAACCTACATCTCAAGTCGGTGACGGAAAGCTGGCGTCGAACATCCGACCGTGGCAGGTCGCCCACTGATGACAAGATTGCCATCCACGATGAGACCatcaccctcttcttcttctggagGGAGCCACCCGTTCACGGCACATCAGGCTTGTGAAATCTGCAGGCAAGCCGTTCGCCTTCCTAGACGACCATCACCATGACGATTTGCTAACCGCCCACAACGCCCAGGGAGCGCAAAGTTAGATGCGACAGAGCGCTGCCAAAATGCAGGTTTGTGTACTTTCCTGCCTACTCATGAGGACGCGGAGCTGACTCGGCATGCCCGCCCCGACATGAAGACGGTGCGATCGCCTCAACCAGCCGTGTAGCTACAACCAAGCGCATCAACGTCGCACACGCGACGaacagctgcagcagctccaaGAGCGGCTGGCCAAGACCGAGGCCCAGCTCGCCCTCAATAATACGCCGAGATCAACTCCATCGGGGCGCCCGCAGTCGCGGTCCGAGACCACGGAGCCGGCCATCTCGTCGCGTTGGCCATCGATGCCGGACCCCGTCACGTCGAACGCAAGCTCGGGCACCATGTCGCGCCGAAGCTCGCAATATCagctgccgacgacggcaactTCACAGGCTTCATTGGTGTCGGCTTCAGGACATCCGGCTACTAGTAACCCAATGGATCTGGATAAGCCCAGGAGGATGAGTGCGGTTGTGGATATGTCTACAAACGGCTCATCCCTGCTCGACATCGATCTTTTTACTTCATTCAACGATGGCGCAGACTCCAACATGGCTTTCGATTGGACAAATCAGCCACCGCTGTCGGCACTCGAACCCTTGGacaacctcctcctcaaccGTCTTTCACCCCAATCATTGTCCCATAGCGACCCAGACGAAGACATATCTCCCGCGGAACTGAGTGCGCTGCACAACCACTATTTCGAGTCCATCTACTTTTCCTTCCCGTTCCTGAACAGAGATCGGTTCTTGGAAGAGTCTGCGGGCGCCAGCAGCCCTGCAGTGAGCGCCCTGATATACGCCGTGGCCCTGGCCGGCTGCGCACATTCCCCCAAACACCCCAACAGACAGGCCACTTGCTACAGTCTGGCACGCAACTACGCCGAGAAGTGCGAGCGAGACGGCGGCCTGAACGACCTCAACTTCCTGCAGGCCTTGCTGTTCATCGGTCGTTTCGAGGCCATGGACCGGAAGCTGGAAAGAAGCTGGCTGACGCTGGGACGCGCTGCTATGCTTTGCAGGCTTCTGAGGTTGCCGCAGATGGACCAAGTCGACGAGGGTGACGGATTCCAAGACGATGCGGGGCAGAGTGGCCCTCCCATGTGTTTGCCGCGTACGGATGATCCCGTTCTTTTGGAGGAGCGCCGACGGACGTTTTGGGGGCTATATATATTGCAAAGTTACGTCAAAACGCGTACAGGCTGGCAATGTCAGCTCGGTGATGTCAATGTGCAAACTGATGCATCCATTCGGTCCTTGGCGGCAGGTCAGCTGACAAGATGCCCAGAACTTCCGAATATACCTGCCATCCCCCGGCCTGCTGCGATCCGGTCTGGTGCCGCTAAAGATGCCATTCTTGTCCGAAGTAGGCACCGACCCTGGGCACGAGATCTCGTCGTACGCAGGCTGCGTCCTAATGGTCGATCTAGCCCTGCGCTGCTTCGATCACGGACAAGAGCGCGCCACGGCCGGCTTCTGGGACGGCTACTGCGCTTTGGTCAAGACCACGGATGAGCTTTTTGGCATGCTCAAGCGGCACCTCAACGCCACGTCCATCCGCGAAGACCCAATGGCGTTCAGCCTGTATCTCAACCTGCGTGCCACGGAAATATTTTCACACGAGTCCGCCATCACGCGGAGCGAAGAGCAGGGCCTGCCGCCGCTCATGACTGCCGAGAGCCAACGACGcgccacggccgcggcgTTTCAGATATCAAGCGCGGTGCGGCTCAACGTGCCGTCGCCATGGAAGGCGGATAACGATATCTTCATGCTGCAGGCTCTGTTCATTGGGTGGCCTCTTACCATGGCCCTCAAGGCGCTGTATCGAGAACTCGTGCAAGGGGGAAGCCGCGAGACTGTGAATGGTGTCGTGGCTTCGTCGAGGTTGCTTTTCGCCTTTTTGGATCACATTGAGGAGTCGGGGGGACACTGGCACCAGCGCGTGGCGCATGTCGAGACAAAGCTTCAGGAATGGGATGAAAAGAATGGATTCGACTCCTTGGCTCTGTAGGAGGCCCATCCTCTGTGAAGCTCAGAGTTTCATGGTATTTATCAGGGTGTTACAGCAGACAGTAACTGCTGGTTAAGTTCATCAGAACAAAGGGTTTTTTTTCGCTGATGACTTAGGTTGGttggggcccataaaggtcaagcgtatAAGGGTA from Colletotrichum higginsianum IMI 349063 chromosome 4, whole genome shotgun sequence includes:
- a CDS encoding Tat pathway signal sequence, coding for MQLQQLQERLAKTEAQLALNNTPRSTPSGRPQSRSETTEPAISSRWPSMPDPVTSNASSGTMSRRSSQYQLPTTATSQASLVSASGHPATSNPMDLDKPRRMSAVVDMSTNGSSLLDIDLFTSFNDGADSNMAFDWTNQPPLSALEPLDNLLLNRLSPQSLSHSDPDEDISPAELSALHNHYFESIYFSFPFLNRDRFLEESAGASSPAVSALIYAVALAGCAHSPKHPNRQATCYSLARNYAEKCERDGGLNDLNFLQALLFIGRFEAMDRKLERSWLTLGRAAMLCRLLRLPQMDQVDEGDGFQDDAGQSGPPMCLPRTDDPVLLEERRRTFWGLYILQSYVKTRTGWQCQLGDVNVQTDASIRSLAAGQLTRCPELPNIPAIPRPAAIRSGAAKDAILVRTLRCFDHGQERATAGFWDGYCALVKTTDELFGMLKRHLNATSIREDPMAFSLYLNLRATEIFSHESAITRSEEQGLPPLMTAESQRRATAAAFQISSAVRLNVPSPWKADNDIFMLQALFIGWPLTMALKALYRELVQGGSRETVNGVVASSRLLFAFLDHIEESGGHWHQRVAHVETKLQEWDEKNGFDSLALISLSSSSRLTNANKIQQTSDLVWDFFSDEHNHHATVVDESTLQVFLTSDKLCSHRLSGAQDYLDDHGTKLDLVPRVRNLATVISMPELDQAAFWAALWLMPTKDLQELHDNLRPPTSERDQARLRRQLVLAVPQIPRLVRIFRGQDPDTLTKDDNNAPKTYNAGDKQNRREADLALERDKHKCVITDTLHPQVCHIFPFASLKYRYQKVLPLCLEGMTKIWGSERVDTLSEKLWVYGPNDNTAIDTVTNMICLSPQLHDWWSRGYFALEPIRFWSEPLPDSTPDKPDRPDRAAKKRKIPEKWSIQIRFHWLRKTDVPMLTSKVKFSDDPITMMQEPAGEGLVRAFNATTCRQVENGQIFTMTADSRDRLPDYDILLLQWDLLRMWRLAGGADPTVYPLDDDFLDSSDEEVQVTGDDGIQETARGDGQKDVHRDSTTR